TCCAGCCAAATTTTGACGTCACAGAAACTGGGGTCGTCACTTACATTGGTGATGGAATCGCTCGTGCCCACGGTCTTGATAATGCCATGAGTGGCGAGCTCTTGATTTTTGAAAATGGTTCTTATGGTATGGCTCAAAATTTGGAGTCAACCGATGTCGGAATTATTATCTTGGGTGATTTTACAGATATTCGTGAGGGCGATACGATTCGCCGCACGGGTAAAATCATGGAAGTTCCTGTCGGAGATGCTTTGATTGGTCGTGTCGTAGATCCACTTGGTCGTCCTGTTGACGGTTTGGGTGAGCTTGCTACAACTAAAACACGCCCTGTAGAAGCACCAGCTCCAGGAGTTATGCAACGGAAGTCTGTATCAGAACCATTGCAAACAGGTTTGAAAGCTATTGATGCCCTTGTACCAATTGGTCGTGGTCAGCGGGAATTGATTATCGGTGACCGTCAGACTGGTAAAACCAGCATTGCCATCGATGCGATCCTCAACCAAAAAGGGCAGGATATGATCTGTATCTATGTTGCTATTGGACAAAAAGAATCTACTGTCCGTACACAAGTGGAAACTCTCCGTCAGTATGGAGCCTTGGATTATACTATCGTGGTAACAGCGTCAGCTTCTCAGCCTTCTCCATTACTTTTCTTGGCTCCTTATGCCGGTGTAGCAATGGCTGAAGAATTTATGTACAATGGCAAGCACGTCCTCATTGTTTATGATGACTTGTCAAAACAAGCGGTAGCTTATCGTGAGCTTTCCCTCTTGCTTCGTCGTCCGCCAGGTCGTGAAGCCTTCCCAGGGGATGTCTTCTATCTTCACAGCCGTCTGCTTGAACGTTCGGCTAAGGTTTCTGATGAGCTGGGTGGTGGTTCAATCACTGCATTGCCATTCATCGAAACGCAGGCAGGAGATATCTCTGCCTATATCGCGACCAACGTAATTTCAATCACAGATGGACAAATCTTCCTTGGAGATGGTCTCTTTAATGCAGGGATTCGTCCAGCTATTGACGCTGGTTCTTCTGTATCTCGGGTAGGTGGATCTGCACAAATCAAGGCCATGAAGAAGGTTGCAGGAACCCTGCGTATTGACCTTGCTTCATATCGTGAGTTGGAAGCCTTTACCAAATTTGGTAGTGACCTCGATGCAGCAACCCAGGCTAAGTTGAACCGTGGACGCCGTACAGTAGAAGTATTGAAACAGCCAGTTCATGAGCCACTGCCAGTTGAAAAGCAAGTTGTGATCCTCTATGCGTTGACTCACGGCTTCCTTGATGCAGTACCAGTAGATGAGATTCTTCGGTTTGAAGCAGAGATTTTTGCTTACTTTGACGCTCATCATGAAGACATTTATGAAACCATTCGTCAGACAAAAGATTTGCCGAGTGAAGAAGTGCTGGACGCCGCTATTACTGAATTTATCAATCAGTCTAACTTCAAATAAGAATAGAGGTGTCAGATGGCAGTTTCATTAAATGATATAAAAAATAAAATTGCATCCACAAAAAACACCAGTCAAATCACTAATGCGATGCAGATGGTTTCTGCATCTAAGTTGGGCAAATCCGAAGAAGCGGCAAAGAACTTTCAAGTCTATGCTTCTAAGGTTCGGAAACTCTTGACCGACCTTTTGCATGGTCATGAGGAAGAAAATGTTAGCCATCATCCACTGCTAAAGAGCAGACCAGTTCAGAAAACGGCTTATATCGTCATTACGTCTGATCGTGGTTTGGTCGGTGGCTACAACGCAACCATTCTCAAATCCATGATGGAATTGATTTCGGAATACCACGAAAAGGATGACTATGTCATTATTTCGATCGGTGGAATGGGAGCGGATTTCTTCCGAGCACGGGGCATTCAGCCAATTTATGAATTGCGCGGTTTAGCCAATCATCCGAGTTTTGATGAAGTTCGGAAAATCATTTCCAAGACCATTGAAATGTATCAGAATGAGCTTTTTGATGAACTTTATGTGTGTTATAACCACCATGTCAACAGTTTGACCAGTCAGATGCGGGTAGAGCAGATGTTGCCAATCGTCGACTTGGATCCTAGTGAAGCCGATGAGAACTATATCCTCAATCTAGAACTAGAATCCAGTCGAAATGCGATTTTAGATCAGCTCTTGCCTCAGTTTGCTGAAAGTATGATTTACGGGGCCATTATTGACGCAAAAACTGCTGAAAATGCTGCTGGTATGACAGCCATGCAAACAGCAACAGATAACGCTAAAAAAGTTATCAATGATTTGACCATTCAGTATAACCGTGCTAGACAAGCAGCTATCACGCAGGAAATTACTGAAATTGTGGCGGGTGCAAGTGCACTGGAATAGTGTCACAGAAAATAAATAGTATAAAGAGGAGAAAAGAATGAGCTCAGGCAAAATTACTCAGGTTATCGGACCGGTTGTAGACGTAGCGTTTGCAGCTGGCGACAAGCTACCTGAGATCAATAATGCACTTGTAGTCTATAAAAATGACGAAAAAAAATCAAAAATCGTCCTTGAAGTAGCTCTTGAGCTTGGTGATGGAGTGGTTCGGACCATCGCTATGGAATCAACGGATGGGTTGACTCGTGGCATGGAAGTGCTAGATACTGGCCGTCCAATTTCTGTGCCAGTCGGCAAAGAAACACTTGGTCGCGTCTTTAACGTTTTGGGAGATACCATTGACTTGGATGCTCCTTTTGCGGATGATGCAGAGCGCCAGCCAATCCATAAGAAAGCTCCAACCTTTGATGAGTTGTCTACTTCATCAGAGATCTTAGAGACAGGTATCAAGGTTATCGACCTGTTAGCCCCTTATCTGAAAGGTGGTAAAGTTGGACTCTTCGGTGGTGCCGGAGTTGGTAAGACCGTCTTGATTCAGGAATTGATTCATAACATTGCCCAAGAACATGGTGGTATTTCCGTGTTTACCGGTGTTGGGGAACGTACCCGTGAAGGGAATGACCTTTACTGGGAAATGAAGGAGTCTGGCGTTATCGAGAAAACAGCCATGGTCTTCGGTCAGATGAATGAGCCACCAGGAGCGCGTATGCGGGTTGCTTTAACTGGTTTGACGATTGCAGAGTACTTCCGTGATGTGGAAGGTCAAGATGTGCTTCTTTTCATTGACAATATCTTCCGTTTCACGCAGGCAGGTTCTGAGGTTTCTGCCCTTTTGGGTCGGATGCCATCAGCCGTTGGTTACCAACCAACACTTGCGACTGAAATGGGACAACTCCAAGAGCGTATTACATCGACTAAGAAAGGTTCTGTAACTTCTATTCAGGCCATCTACGTACCAGCCGATGACTATACTGACCCAGCTCCAGCAACGGCTTTCGCCCACTTGGACTCTACAACCAACTTGGAACGTAAATTGGTTCAATTGGGAATTTATCCAGCCGTTGATCCGCTTGCTTCAAGCTCTCGAGCTCTTTCTCCCGAGATTGTTGGTGAAGAGCACTATGCAGTGGCAGCTGAAGTAAAACGCGTATTGCAACGTTATCATGAATTGCAGGATATCATTGCCATCCTAGGTATGGATGAGTTGTCAGATGAAGAAAAGACTTTGGTTGCGCGTGCGCGTCGGATTCAATTCTTCCTATCTCAAAACTTCAACGTTGCGGAGCAATTTACTGGTCAGCCGGGATCTTATGTGCCTGTGGCTGAGACAGTTCGTGGCTTTAAAGAAATCCTCGAAGGCAAGTACGATAAGTTACCAGAAGATGCCTTCCGTGGTGTCGGTTCGATTGAGGATGTCATCGCTAAAGCTGAAAAAATGGGATTCTAAGAGGTGAATGATGGCTCAAATGACAGTACAAATCGTTACACCGGATGGTCTGATTTATGACCACCGTGCTGCATTTGTTTCCGTAAAAACGATTGACGGAGAAATGGGGATTTTGCCTCGCCATATCAATACAATTGCTGTTTTGGAAGTGGATCAAGTCAAGGTACGCAGAATCGATGATGACAAGCATATTGACTGGATTGCGGTCAACGGTGGCATCATAGAAATTGCTGATAATGTGATTACTATTATCGCAGACTCAGCTGAGCGTGAGCGTGATATTGATATCAGCCGCGCTGAACGAGCTAAGCTACGTGCTGAGAAAGAGATCGAAGAAGCCCAAGACAAGCATTTGATTGACCAAGAGCGACGTGCTAAAATCGCCCTCCAGCGTGCCATCAACCGTATTAACGTTGGAACAAGAATGTAATGAAAAAAGAATGGAATTTCCATTCTTTTTTGCTGTCCCATACTCCTTTCCGCTAGAAATCGCTCTTCTTATGGTATAATAAAGTCTATGATAGAATTAATGTTTCGATTATGCAGTCATCTGCTCTTTATCTTTATGTCTTTTCATCTTTTGTCTACAGTGGTCTGTTGGGAAAGATTGCTAAAAGTAAATGCTGATAATGCCATCAAAATTCGTTTTTTGATTTTATTGCTAAGTATTGCCTTGGGCTACATGGCTAGCCTATTTTTTATCGGTATTTATGATATGAGTCGGGCAATCTTTAATGGAACTTTATAAGGTCAGAATCTTGATTTTATGGTATGATAGTAAGGATGAATTTATAAGGTTTGGAGTAACTATTTAGTATGGAAAAAATTATTATTCAGGGTGGAAATAACCGTCTGGTTGGCAGAGTTAAGATTGAAGGA
Above is a window of Streptococcus cristatus ATCC 51100 DNA encoding:
- the atpA gene encoding F0F1 ATP synthase subunit alpha gives rise to the protein MAINAQEISALIKQQIENFQPNFDVTETGVVTYIGDGIARAHGLDNAMSGELLIFENGSYGMAQNLESTDVGIIILGDFTDIREGDTIRRTGKIMEVPVGDALIGRVVDPLGRPVDGLGELATTKTRPVEAPAPGVMQRKSVSEPLQTGLKAIDALVPIGRGQRELIIGDRQTGKTSIAIDAILNQKGQDMICIYVAIGQKESTVRTQVETLRQYGALDYTIVVTASASQPSPLLFLAPYAGVAMAEEFMYNGKHVLIVYDDLSKQAVAYRELSLLLRRPPGREAFPGDVFYLHSRLLERSAKVSDELGGGSITALPFIETQAGDISAYIATNVISITDGQIFLGDGLFNAGIRPAIDAGSSVSRVGGSAQIKAMKKVAGTLRIDLASYRELEAFTKFGSDLDAATQAKLNRGRRTVEVLKQPVHEPLPVEKQVVILYALTHGFLDAVPVDEILRFEAEIFAYFDAHHEDIYETIRQTKDLPSEEVLDAAITEFINQSNFK
- a CDS encoding F0F1 ATP synthase subunit gamma, whose amino-acid sequence is MAVSLNDIKNKIASTKNTSQITNAMQMVSASKLGKSEEAAKNFQVYASKVRKLLTDLLHGHEEENVSHHPLLKSRPVQKTAYIVITSDRGLVGGYNATILKSMMELISEYHEKDDYVIISIGGMGADFFRARGIQPIYELRGLANHPSFDEVRKIISKTIEMYQNELFDELYVCYNHHVNSLTSQMRVEQMLPIVDLDPSEADENYILNLELESSRNAILDQLLPQFAESMIYGAIIDAKTAENAAGMTAMQTATDNAKKVINDLTIQYNRARQAAITQEITEIVAGASALE
- the atpD gene encoding F0F1 ATP synthase subunit beta; the protein is MSSGKITQVIGPVVDVAFAAGDKLPEINNALVVYKNDEKKSKIVLEVALELGDGVVRTIAMESTDGLTRGMEVLDTGRPISVPVGKETLGRVFNVLGDTIDLDAPFADDAERQPIHKKAPTFDELSTSSEILETGIKVIDLLAPYLKGGKVGLFGGAGVGKTVLIQELIHNIAQEHGGISVFTGVGERTREGNDLYWEMKESGVIEKTAMVFGQMNEPPGARMRVALTGLTIAEYFRDVEGQDVLLFIDNIFRFTQAGSEVSALLGRMPSAVGYQPTLATEMGQLQERITSTKKGSVTSIQAIYVPADDYTDPAPATAFAHLDSTTNLERKLVQLGIYPAVDPLASSSRALSPEIVGEEHYAVAAEVKRVLQRYHELQDIIAILGMDELSDEEKTLVARARRIQFFLSQNFNVAEQFTGQPGSYVPVAETVRGFKEILEGKYDKLPEDAFRGVGSIEDVIAKAEKMGF
- a CDS encoding F0F1 ATP synthase subunit epsilon, which produces MMAQMTVQIVTPDGLIYDHRAAFVSVKTIDGEMGILPRHINTIAVLEVDQVKVRRIDDDKHIDWIAVNGGIIEIADNVITIIADSAERERDIDISRAERAKLRAEKEIEEAQDKHLIDQERRAKIALQRAINRINVGTRM
- a CDS encoding DUF1146 family protein — translated: MIELMFRLCSHLLFIFMSFHLLSTVVCWERLLKVNADNAIKIRFLILLLSIALGYMASLFFIGIYDMSRAIFNGTL